Genomic window (Streptomyces sp. NBC_01431):
GCCGCCTCTGGTTTTGGGCCACTCTTACGGTGGCTCAGTGATCACTGGCCTGACAGGGGCCGTTCATTTGGTGTACCTGGCAGCCTTTGTGCCTGCTGAGGGCGAGAGCGCCGCCAGTCTCGGTGGTTCGACCAGGCTCCTCGCTTCCTCCATCGTGCATGACGGAGACGGACTGACCCATGTGGACTCCGCGGCGGCCGTTGAACTCTTCTATGCCGACGCTCCGGTCGAGCGTGCGACCTGGGCAGCGTCATTGCTGCGACCTCAGAAACCGGGATGTGGCCGGGGAGTGCCGCAACGCCAGTCGTGGCGGAACACACCTTCCACCTACGTCATCTGCACTCAGGACCGCGCGGTTGAACCCGACTTGCAGAAGGAGATGAGCAGCCGCTGTTCCAGCGCACTGACATGGCACACGAGCCACTCACCTTTCATCAGCCAGCCCGGGAAGGTCGCTGCCGCACTGCGGAGCTTGCTTCTTCCCAGCAGTGGACACCATCGGTGACCGATCAGGGAAATTGAGCAAGAGCGTGTGACGCGACACGGTTCCTCGGTCAGGGAAGCGACACCACCTGGTGTTGGCGAAGAGTGATATCGCCGAGATTTGACGCGCTGCTTCGGGCCTTGCAGCGGGAGGCGCGCCGATCGCGGCGAGGGGCCATCAATGCCGCCCAGACCGGAGGTTGAGTTGTACGGGGCGATGCCCTTGCTGCACTAGTGTCCCGCCCGGTACCGGCCCCCGGCGAC
Coding sequences:
- a CDS encoding alpha/beta hydrolase; translation: MLDRLDSPYCETSAAGVTGAAQTIMAAGNVKCAAEWGIFVNGVVLVHGLYHDPQHFDLVVGELAAAGVEVAVPELHRGSLMADTEAVQAVVDAMEEPPLVLGHSYGGSVITGLTGAVHLVYLAAFVPAEGESAASLGGSTRLLASSIVHDGDGLTHVDSAAAVELFYADAPVERATWAASLLRPQKPGCGRGVPQRQSWRNTPSTYVICTQDRAVEPDLQKEMSSRCSSALTWHTSHSPFISQPGKVAAALRSLLLPSSGHHR